A genomic stretch from Desulfotignum balticum DSM 7044 includes:
- a CDS encoding fatty acid CoA ligase family protein, with translation MTAYANIAESLKKTAQTMPYKRAVVYPAGRDKNNHVLYSHLTFKQLDALSDRLAVGLENIGISRGTRTILMVPPGMEFFIIVFAMFKIGAVPVVVDPGMGIDRMVQCLHQGRPKAFIGIEKAHLLRLVKPGYFKQVRHWVTVGRKWFWGGHTFRQLLANEHQSFTPAQTARDETAAIVFTTGSTGPAKGVVYTHGNFDAQIKQIQAHFNIGPDEIDLPTFPLFALFDPALGMTAVIPDMDPTRPAKANPEKIIEAIENHGITNMFASPALLNRVGKYGRENDITLPSLRRVVSAGAPVSPDNIEQFAGLLSDDAQIHTPYGATEAVPVISIASNEILSETRHLSEKGFGLCIGRPIENTQVKLIKITDTPITQIRDSLLVPEKQVGEIIVKADLVTEHYFNNREADLTAKIPDSDGRIWHRMGDLGWMDSKGRIWFCGRKSHRVITEKGTLFTIPVESVFNNHPGVYRSALTGTGPTNSQTPVIFVEPYESFDNPNDLIAELIALAQANPLTEDIHHIFIEKHFPVDIRHNAKIFREKLAVKAAARLRK, from the coding sequence ATGACCGCTTATGCCAATATCGCCGAAAGCCTGAAAAAAACCGCTCAGACAATGCCTTACAAACGGGCCGTGGTGTATCCTGCCGGCCGGGACAAAAATAATCATGTGCTATACAGCCACCTGACCTTTAAACAGCTGGATGCACTTTCCGATCGCCTGGCCGTTGGACTGGAAAATATCGGTATCAGCCGGGGAACCAGAACCATTCTCATGGTCCCGCCGGGCATGGAATTTTTCATTATTGTGTTTGCCATGTTCAAAATCGGGGCCGTGCCAGTGGTGGTGGATCCGGGCATGGGCATTGACCGGATGGTGCAGTGCCTGCATCAGGGACGGCCCAAAGCATTTATCGGCATTGAAAAAGCCCATCTCCTCCGGCTGGTGAAGCCCGGGTATTTCAAACAGGTCCGGCACTGGGTCACTGTGGGCCGCAAATGGTTCTGGGGCGGGCACACGTTCAGGCAACTGCTGGCCAATGAACACCAATCCTTTACCCCGGCCCAGACCGCCCGGGATGAAACCGCGGCCATTGTGTTCACCACGGGCTCCACCGGCCCGGCCAAGGGGGTGGTCTATACCCACGGCAATTTTGACGCCCAGATCAAACAGATCCAGGCCCATTTCAATATCGGCCCCGACGAAATCGATCTGCCCACATTTCCTTTGTTCGCCCTGTTTGATCCGGCGTTGGGCATGACTGCAGTCATACCGGACATGGACCCCACCCGGCCGGCCAAAGCCAATCCGGAAAAAATCATCGAAGCCATTGAAAATCACGGGATCACCAACATGTTCGCTTCCCCGGCCCTGCTGAACCGGGTGGGAAAATACGGCCGGGAAAACGACATCACCCTGCCGTCCCTGCGCCGGGTGGTGTCTGCCGGGGCTCCGGTATCACCGGACAACATCGAGCAGTTTGCCGGACTGCTGTCCGACGACGCGCAGATCCACACCCCCTATGGGGCCACGGAAGCCGTACCGGTCATCTCGATTGCCTCTAATGAAATTCTGTCTGAAACAAGGCATCTGTCTGAAAAAGGATTTGGTCTGTGCATTGGACGGCCTATTGAAAATACCCAGGTGAAGCTGATCAAAATCACGGATACGCCCATCACCCAGATCCGGGATTCCCTGCTGGTCCCGGAAAAACAGGTGGGTGAAATCATCGTCAAGGCGGATCTGGTCACAGAACATTATTTCAACAACCGGGAAGCTGATCTGACGGCCAAAATTCCCGACTCAGACGGCCGGATCTGGCACCGCATGGGAGACTTGGGATGGATGGATTCCAAAGGACGGATCTGGTTCTGCGGAAGAAAAAGCCACCGGGTCATCACGGAAAAAGGCACATTGTTCACCATTCCCGTGGAATCTGTTTTCAACAATCATCCGGGGGTTTACCGCAGTGCATTGACCGGGACGGGGCCCACAAACAGCCAGACACCGGTGATCTTTGTGGAGCCGTATGAATCGTTTGACAATCCAAACGATCTGATTGCCGAATTGATAGCCCTGGCCCAAGCCAATCCTTTGACCGAAGACATCCACCATATTTTCATTGAGAAACATTTTCCCGTGGACATCCGGCACAATGCCAAAATATTCAGGGAAAAACTGGCCGTCAAGGCTGCTGCCAGACTCAGAAAATAA
- a CDS encoding alpha/beta fold hydrolase: MVTCRRINGRITSTREFESEYPFAPHYLDINGHRLHYLDEGAGPPVLMVHGNPTWSFYFRHLVNRLSREFRTLVPDHMGCGFSDKPDPKIYDYTLASRVSDLDAFVAHTVPQGKLDLIVHDWGGMIGLAWALDHLDRINRVVITNTSGFFLPETKRFPWMLWLVKYLNWFSVPAVLGLNLFAKGALYLGACTRLSARVKKGLTVPYNSPSNRIATLKFVQDIPLTPADPAWEVVARVDKRIHRLNPDQVLFLWGAKDFVFDTCFLDEFLKRLPGAQSHVFSDAGHYLFEDKPKQTAEMIHRFLGSDGMALL, encoded by the coding sequence ATGGTAACCTGCCGACGCATCAACGGCCGAATCACTTCCACCCGGGAATTTGAAAGTGAATACCCGTTTGCCCCCCATTATCTGGACATCAACGGCCATCGGCTCCATTACCTGGATGAAGGCGCAGGACCGCCGGTGCTCATGGTTCACGGCAACCCCACCTGGTCGTTTTATTTTCGTCACCTGGTGAATCGGCTGTCCAGGGAATTCAGAACCCTGGTGCCCGATCATATGGGCTGCGGTTTTTCAGACAAGCCGGACCCGAAAATTTACGACTACACCCTGGCCTCCCGGGTGTCGGATCTGGATGCATTTGTGGCGCATACCGTGCCACAAGGTAAACTGGATCTCATCGTCCATGACTGGGGCGGCATGATCGGCCTGGCCTGGGCACTGGATCATCTGGACCGGATCAACCGGGTGGTGATCACCAATACATCCGGATTTTTTCTGCCGGAAACCAAACGGTTTCCCTGGATGCTGTGGCTGGTAAAATACCTGAACTGGTTTTCAGTGCCCGCAGTGTTGGGACTGAACCTGTTTGCCAAAGGCGCCCTTTATCTGGGGGCCTGCACCCGTCTGTCCGCCCGGGTGAAAAAAGGACTCACCGTCCCTTACAACAGCCCTTCAAACCGCATTGCCACGTTGAAGTTCGTCCAGGACATTCCCTTAACCCCGGCAGATCCTGCCTGGGAGGTCGTCGCCCGGGTGGATAAAAGAATTCACCGCCTGAATCCCGACCAGGTGCTGTTTTTATGGGGCGCAAAAGACTTTGTGTTTGACACCTGTTTTCTGGATGAATTTCTGAAAAGACTGCCCGGCGCACAATCCCATGTGTTTTCAGATGCCGGTCATTATCTGTTTGAAGACAAACCGAAACAAACCGCTGAAATGATTCACCGGTTTCTGGGCTCTGATGGGATGGCGCTGCTTTGA
- a CDS encoding 3-oxoacyl-ACP synthase III, with translation MKYSKVFITSFGYELPPHIVTTAQIEARIKPFLDAVGFQPGQLEALTGIRERRYWDEDHTLADHAAVAGQRAMEQAGIHPSDIGALVFCGVCQDGFEPATSCHIAHQLNIGPEAHVYDVKSACLGMITGMVQVANEIELGNIKAGLVVSCETARQIVDSTIEEINLHKSVDFYKDTVATLTGGSGAAAVLLTDGTLGDDDIRHHALKGGVVKNAIQHHDLCFWRFDETGMPTNAKVIMRTRANEVLENGVVLATRTFQAMKQLLGLPDDKPDKVIGHQVGAIHHQRFYAALGLDMAKDFSTFPLLGNVGTVSLPITAAIADERDFLQPGDFVAFIGVGSGLNCYVLGVEW, from the coding sequence ATGAAATACAGCAAGGTTTTTATCACTTCATTCGGATATGAATTGCCGCCTCACATCGTCACCACGGCCCAGATCGAAGCCAGGATCAAACCGTTTCTGGATGCCGTGGGATTCCAACCCGGCCAGCTGGAAGCGTTGACCGGGATCCGGGAGCGAAGATACTGGGATGAGGATCACACCCTGGCCGATCACGCGGCCGTGGCCGGTCAACGGGCCATGGAACAGGCCGGCATCCATCCGTCCGACATCGGGGCGCTGGTATTCTGCGGGGTCTGCCAGGACGGGTTTGAGCCTGCCACCTCGTGCCATATCGCCCATCAGCTCAACATCGGACCCGAAGCCCATGTGTATGATGTCAAATCCGCCTGTCTGGGCATGATCACGGGCATGGTCCAGGTGGCCAATGAAATCGAGCTGGGCAACATCAAAGCCGGTCTGGTGGTCTCGTGTGAAACCGCCCGGCAGATCGTGGACAGCACCATCGAGGAGATCAATTTGCACAAAAGCGTTGATTTCTACAAAGACACCGTGGCCACCCTGACGGGCGGTTCCGGTGCAGCGGCCGTGCTTCTCACGGACGGAACCCTGGGAGATGACGACATCCGCCACCATGCGTTGAAAGGCGGGGTGGTGAAAAATGCCATCCAGCACCATGACCTGTGCTTCTGGCGGTTTGATGAAACAGGCATGCCGACAAATGCCAAAGTGATCATGCGGACCCGGGCCAACGAGGTTCTGGAAAACGGGGTGGTTCTGGCCACCCGGACATTCCAGGCCATGAAACAGCTGCTGGGCCTGCCGGACGACAAGCCCGACAAGGTCATCGGCCATCAGGTGGGCGCCATTCACCACCAGCGCTTCTATGCCGCCTTAGGTCTGGACATGGCCAAAGATTTTTCCACGTTCCCTTTGTTAGGCAATGTGGGCACGGTGTCATTGCCCATCACCGCGGCCATTGCCGATGAGCGGGATTTTTTGCAGCCCGGAGATTTTGTGGCTTTCATCGGGGTGGGCTCCGGACTCAATTGTTATGTGCTGGGGGTGGAATGGTAA
- a CDS encoding beta-ketoacyl synthase N-terminal-like domain-containing protein has translation MTSHAPHIAVVSMAGIFPGTSDNQRFITHILEKKQHVVQVPAHRWIAPVKKMVVSSVCPDRAVSDRAGLITDFCFDPTGLDMDEAFLSILDPVHHLVLTAGRTACRECHLPEKLKQRTGVILAAIALPTDTASAFSRELLCAKNPRPTSPSDALACAMVSAPAAILARALRLNAGSYTLDAACASSLVAIKLACEQLISGKADVMVTGGVSRPDSLYTQIGFSQLAALSPSGRCAPFDGQADGLVVGEGCGILVLKRLSDALACGDTIHGVIKGWGISNDIEGNLVAPASEGQVRAMAAAYDMAGLSLAHLQYMECHGSGTPVGDKVELTSIRAMLEKHDCMDTPLAIGSVKSNIGHLLTAAGAAGIIKTLLAMNRKMLPPSCNFTALPDVHPLENTRVQVQTKADEWIPSRPGEPRRAGVSAFGFGGINAHILVEEHNKSRSYSSKPASKRAASSDKPVALENDSDQFAIVGMQVLTGDCPDLTQFADMIRGRTSPCPAPAADRWRRRDHLPPDQPQRPAGYLTALSLAMDEFHIPPVQIPDILPQHLVLLQAVKGALADARIPHRPDNQDLLRTRAGCAVGIDFDFGAADFSLRWYAHDLNDTLQDQLSPPLTFNRTLGALGGIAASRVAREFKLGGPCFTVSADAASGMKAVAVGTRSLAAKETDWFICAGVDMAGDIRSFCLNQASLPMVPARPAEGAGAIIIKRLADAKKDKDRIYAVIQGVSGSSGGPVTRDHKEPEFSYMTPLKQCLTDAGMTFSDLSFFNTHAGGHGPLGAVEAHALTHLKHPDDKTACVLGWTADLVGDTRGISGLVSIIHSALCLYHATIPGFRAGPGLEGMKKQNFVIPDAPVPWPETSPLSRHAMAGAMTRDGGTAFCLLGQPPDPVSSSVPPDSGLQPSHATPNRHTLSVPTTRPPIPEDLLNRLNPDPASVSPSAPVTGLSSPFYVDPDALVEASDITARAHEKFLAFSQTNMDHMQTQFAALTRAAAALTREPGFEPPSGENEDPRPIATPPLFTRDQCMEFAVGRAGNVLGPDFDIIDTYPVRVRLPDDPLMLVDRIMAIEGTPCSLGPGKIITQHDVRPDAWYLDGGVAPVSISIEAGQADLFLCAFLGIDHQVKGTRKYRLLDARVTFHRPLPEPGETIEYHICIDRFLKQGDVFLFFFHYKGYINRQLFISMRDGCAGFFTEAEVEKSGGIVLKKQDQIPVLPEHGFDPLVRVWPAAFDESRIAHLRSGNLAGAFGNDFSGMTLGAAQRLPGGPMHLIDRVLSFDPNGGRYGLGTIVAEADIRPDAWFLTCHFIDDPVMPGTLMYECCAHALRIFVQRMGWVSPDPVARFNVLPNNESDLKCRGPVTPDTKKARYEIEIKEMGYTAADGQPFVIADAHMFADDLRIVLYKDMGMTLTGVSRDTLRHVWRHK, from the coding sequence ATGACATCCCATGCCCCGCATATCGCCGTGGTTTCCATGGCCGGCATTTTTCCGGGAACCTCTGACAACCAGCGGTTCATCACCCATATTCTTGAAAAAAAACAGCATGTTGTCCAGGTTCCGGCCCACAGATGGATTGCGCCGGTCAAAAAAATGGTGGTTTCTTCTGTTTGTCCGGACCGGGCAGTATCCGACCGGGCCGGCCTGATCACCGATTTTTGCTTTGATCCCACGGGGCTGGACATGGACGAAGCTTTTTTGTCGATTCTGGATCCGGTGCATCACCTGGTGTTGACCGCCGGGCGGACCGCATGCCGGGAGTGCCACCTGCCGGAAAAGTTAAAACAGCGCACGGGCGTGATCCTGGCAGCCATTGCCCTTCCCACGGACACGGCATCCGCGTTTTCCAGAGAGTTGCTGTGCGCCAAAAATCCCCGCCCCACGTCTCCTTCCGATGCCCTGGCCTGTGCCATGGTATCGGCGCCGGCGGCAATCCTGGCCCGGGCGTTAAGGCTGAATGCCGGCAGCTATACACTGGATGCCGCCTGTGCATCGTCGCTGGTTGCCATCAAGCTGGCCTGTGAACAACTGATCTCCGGCAAGGCAGATGTCATGGTCACCGGAGGGGTGTCCCGGCCGGATTCTTTGTACACCCAGATCGGGTTTTCCCAGTTGGCCGCGTTGTCTCCGTCGGGCCGGTGCGCCCCGTTCGACGGGCAGGCCGACGGCCTGGTGGTGGGAGAAGGCTGCGGCATTCTGGTACTCAAACGGCTGTCCGACGCCCTGGCCTGCGGCGATACCATCCACGGGGTGATCAAAGGCTGGGGCATCTCCAACGATATTGAAGGCAACCTGGTGGCCCCGGCATCCGAGGGCCAGGTGCGGGCCATGGCCGCGGCTTATGATATGGCGGGCCTGTCATTGGCCCATCTGCAGTACATGGAGTGTCACGGTTCCGGAACCCCGGTGGGAGACAAGGTGGAACTGACCAGTATCCGGGCCATGCTGGAAAAACATGACTGCATGGACACCCCTTTGGCCATCGGATCCGTGAAATCCAATATCGGACATTTGCTCACCGCGGCCGGTGCCGCCGGAATCATTAAAACGCTTCTGGCCATGAACCGGAAAATGCTGCCGCCATCCTGTAATTTCACGGCCCTGCCGGATGTGCATCCATTGGAAAACACCCGGGTACAGGTTCAGACAAAAGCGGATGAATGGATTCCTTCACGTCCGGGAGAGCCCAGGCGGGCCGGCGTCTCCGCGTTTGGGTTCGGCGGCATCAACGCCCATATTCTGGTGGAAGAACATAATAAATCCCGGTCTTATTCATCAAAGCCTGCCTCCAAGCGGGCCGCATCTTCTGATAAACCCGTTGCGTTAGAAAACGATTCAGACCAATTTGCGATCGTGGGCATGCAGGTTCTGACGGGTGACTGCCCGGATCTGACACAGTTCGCAGATATGATACGGGGCCGCACATCCCCTTGTCCTGCCCCGGCGGCCGACAGATGGCGGCGCAGGGACCATCTGCCGCCGGATCAACCCCAACGGCCGGCCGGGTACCTGACTGCCCTGTCCCTGGCCATGGATGAATTTCATATTCCTCCGGTGCAGATTCCCGATATCCTGCCCCAGCATCTGGTGCTGCTCCAGGCGGTCAAAGGGGCCCTGGCCGATGCCCGTATCCCGCACCGCCCGGACAATCAGGATTTATTGCGGACCCGGGCCGGGTGTGCCGTGGGCATTGATTTTGATTTCGGGGCTGCGGATTTTTCATTGCGGTGGTATGCCCATGATCTCAACGACACCCTTCAGGATCAGCTTTCCCCGCCATTGACATTCAACCGCACCTTAGGGGCCTTGGGCGGAATTGCCGCTTCCCGGGTGGCCCGGGAATTCAAGCTGGGAGGCCCCTGTTTCACCGTTTCAGCCGATGCGGCCTCGGGCATGAAAGCCGTTGCGGTGGGAACCCGGTCTCTGGCAGCCAAAGAAACCGACTGGTTCATCTGTGCCGGCGTGGACATGGCCGGAGATATCCGGTCTTTCTGCCTGAATCAGGCAAGTCTTCCCATGGTTCCGGCCCGGCCGGCCGAAGGGGCCGGGGCCATCATCATCAAACGTCTGGCAGATGCCAAAAAAGACAAGGATCGGATTTATGCGGTGATCCAGGGCGTTTCAGGCAGCAGCGGCGGCCCTGTCACCCGGGATCATAAAGAACCGGAATTTTCTTATATGACTCCCCTGAAACAATGTCTGACAGATGCGGGAATGACGTTTTCAGACCTGTCGTTTTTCAATACCCATGCCGGCGGACATGGTCCCCTGGGGGCTGTGGAAGCCCATGCCCTGACCCATCTGAAACACCCTGATGATAAGACAGCGTGTGTCCTGGGCTGGACCGCCGATCTGGTCGGAGACACCCGGGGAATATCCGGCCTGGTCAGTATCATTCATTCGGCCCTGTGCCTTTATCACGCCACCATTCCGGGTTTCCGGGCGGGCCCCGGACTAGAGGGCATGAAAAAACAAAATTTTGTCATACCTGATGCCCCGGTTCCATGGCCGGAAACATCCCCCCTCTCCCGGCATGCCATGGCTGGGGCCATGACCCGGGATGGCGGAACCGCTTTTTGCCTGCTTGGGCAGCCGCCGGACCCGGTTTCCTCATCCGTTCCACCGGATTCCGGTCTGCAACCGTCCCATGCCACACCCAACCGGCACACCCTGTCTGTTCCGACCACCCGGCCTCCGATTCCCGAAGATCTGCTGAACCGCCTGAATCCGGATCCGGCGTCTGTTTCGCCTTCTGCCCCGGTCACGGGTCTTTCCAGCCCCTTTTATGTGGATCCGGACGCTCTGGTTGAAGCATCGGATATCACGGCCCGGGCCCATGAAAAATTTCTGGCGTTTTCTCAAACCAATATGGATCATATGCAGACCCAGTTTGCGGCATTGACCCGGGCCGCTGCCGCCCTGACCCGGGAGCCCGGGTTTGAACCGCCATCCGGTGAAAACGAGGATCCACGGCCCATCGCCACGCCCCCGCTGTTCACCCGGGACCAGTGCATGGAATTTGCCGTCGGCCGGGCCGGAAACGTGCTGGGCCCGGACTTTGACATCATCGACACCTATCCGGTGCGGGTCCGGCTGCCGGATGACCCGTTGATGCTGGTGGACCGGATCATGGCCATTGAGGGGACTCCCTGTTCGCTGGGGCCGGGAAAAATCATCACCCAGCATGATGTGCGGCCAGATGCCTGGTATCTGGACGGGGGCGTGGCCCCGGTGTCCATTTCCATTGAGGCGGGCCAGGCAGATCTGTTTTTATGTGCTTTTCTGGGTATTGACCACCAGGTCAAAGGCACACGCAAATACCGGCTGTTGGATGCCAGAGTCACCTTTCACCGGCCATTGCCCGAACCCGGAGAAACCATTGAATACCACATCTGCATTGACCGGTTTCTGAAACAAGGGGATGTGTTTCTGTTCTTTTTTCATTACAAAGGCTATATCAACCGGCAGTTGTTCATCTCCATGCGGGACGGTTGTGCCGGATTTTTCACGGAAGCCGAGGTCGAAAAATCGGGCGGCATTGTACTTAAAAAACAGGACCAGATCCCGGTTCTGCCCGAACACGGGTTCGACCCTCTGGTACGGGTATGGCCGGCGGCCTTTGATGAGAGCCGGATCGCTCATTTGCGCTCCGGCAATCTGGCAGGCGCATTTGGCAATGATTTTTCCGGCATGACCCTGGGAGCGGCCCAGCGCCTGCCCGGCGGGCCCATGCATCTCATCGACCGGGTATTATCCTTTGATCCCAACGGGGGCAGATACGGCCTGGGAACCATTGTGGCGGAAGCGGATATCCGGCCGGATGCCTGGTTTCTCACCTGTCATTTCATTGATGACCCGGTCATGCCCGGCACGTTGATGTATGAGTGCTGCGCCCATGCCCTGCGAATTTTTGTCCAGCGCATGGGTTGGGTCAGCCCGGATCCTGTGGCCCGGTTCAATGTGCTGCCAAACAATGAAAGCGATCTCAAATGCCGGGGCCCGGTAACGCCGGACACAAAAAAAGCCCGGTATGAGATCGAAATCAAAGAGATGGGGTATACAGCAGCGGATGGACAGCCGTTTGTCATTGCGGATGCGCATATGTTTGCCGATGACCTGCGCATTGTTTTATACAAAGATATGGGAATGACCCTGACCGGGGTTTCCCGGGACACTCTCAGACACGTGTGGAGACACAAATGA
- a CDS encoding rhomboid family intramembrane serine protease, with amino-acid sequence MTVNRSYLNAITPSRVLNTIIYANVLLFIISLIFSGRSMHTGFNPFNALSPATDVLVFLGASGKIPIQAYQAWESLITANWLHGSLLHIVFNMLALKTVAPLVMAEYGVFRMFSIYTLSGAAGFLLSVMGNVPLTIGASSGLCGLIGALLYFGRSSKGLRAQQVYQQTSGWIISLVVIGFLLPNINNWGHAGGLIGGIALGWILGYDDRRRENRWDRGLAVFLTGITVLLLALPVIQGFFLVFF; translated from the coding sequence ATGACTGTCAACCGATCCTATCTGAACGCAATCACCCCTTCCCGGGTGCTGAATACCATTATTTATGCCAATGTCCTCCTGTTCATTATCAGCCTGATTTTCAGCGGCCGATCCATGCATACGGGATTCAATCCCTTCAACGCGTTGAGCCCTGCCACGGATGTACTCGTGTTTTTAGGTGCTTCCGGCAAAATTCCCATCCAGGCGTATCAGGCCTGGGAATCGTTGATCACGGCCAACTGGCTTCACGGCAGCCTGCTGCATATCGTGTTCAACATGCTGGCCCTGAAAACCGTGGCACCGCTGGTCATGGCTGAATACGGCGTGTTCCGGATGTTTTCGATCTACACCCTTTCCGGCGCAGCCGGTTTTCTGCTTTCAGTGATGGGAAACGTGCCGTTGACCATTGGGGCGTCTTCCGGGTTGTGCGGGCTCATTGGTGCGCTGTTGTATTTCGGCCGGTCCAGCAAAGGGCTCCGGGCACAGCAGGTGTATCAGCAGACCTCCGGATGGATCATCAGCCTGGTCGTGATCGGATTTCTGTTGCCCAATATCAATAACTGGGGCCATGCCGGAGGATTGATCGGCGGCATCGCTTTAGGATGGATCCTGGGATATGATGACCGAAGGCGTGAAAACCGCTGGGACCGAGGCCTGGCTGTTTTCCTGACAGGCATCACGGTCCTGCTTCTGGCACTTCCTGTGATCCAGGGATTTTTCCTTGTATTTTTTTAA
- a CDS encoding MoaD/ThiS family protein yields MAKIHITLKLFATLAPYLPENADHFQITDGTTVQALITDLQLPSDAVKLIFVNGRKQETTYVLKPGDRLGLFPPVGGG; encoded by the coding sequence TTGGCAAAGATTCATATCACACTCAAACTGTTTGCCACCCTGGCACCTTATCTGCCTGAAAATGCAGATCACTTTCAAATTACAGACGGCACAACGGTGCAGGCCCTGATCACGGACCTTCAACTGCCGTCCGATGCCGTGAAATTGATTTTTGTCAACGGCAGAAAACAGGAAACAACCTATGTGCTTAAACCCGGAGACCGCCTGGGACTGTTTCCCCCGGTGGGAGGAGGATGA